A genomic segment from Coccinella septempunctata chromosome 3, icCocSept1.1, whole genome shotgun sequence encodes:
- the LOC123309597 gene encoding uncharacterized protein LOC123309597, whose translation MVILDRSLYISKVEEFLNEKGFVKLDSNPTSRLINKVKNFKVSKEFEDEFGKYRNLILPHPKIPKLYGLPKLHKDNIPIRPVVSYINTPVYKISKFLSDKLKDLTEFKPTYSIKNSVQLAESLKDLQIPEGAKLISLDAKNIYTSIPPDECITIIDKKLTEKNITPELKKDITSLFKISLEQNFCQFNNAVYKFDKGLPMGAPPSSLMAESFMDHLEEILFNLKTPIIRHIFKYYRYVDDILIIFTGGTDLIWVLLELFNSLHKNIHFTLEIGFNQINFLDLTLTLEEDRIPVDVYRKESQTVAIINESSNHPAYHKFAALNTYLHRLLSLPLSRRNFDKELEIIEHIAYKNGYRSNVVDRLLMRKFIILHKDDSRDNKQPAKRLSLPFYGKMCYPIAKIFRRHNIDIVFKANNCLYNYLLNCKDVTPTF comes from the coding sequence ATGGTAATTTTAGATAGGAGCCTTTACATCAGTAAGGTGGAAGAATTCTTGAATGAGAAGGGATTTGTGAAATTGGATAGCAACCCCACTTCACGACTTATCAACAAAGTGAAGAACTTCAAAGTTTCAAAAGAGTTTGAAGATGAGTTTGGTAAATATAGGAATCTAATCCTTCCACACCCAAAAATTCCTAAGTTATACGGTCTTCCTAAACTCCATAAAGACAATATACCTATAAGACCCGTCGTGAGCTACATAAACACTCCGGTTTACAAAATAAGTAAGTTCCTAAGTGACAAGTTAAAGGATTTAACAGAGTTCAAACCCACCTATAGTATAAAGAATAGTGTTCAATTAGCAGAATCATTGAAAGACTTACAAATTCCGGAGGGTGCTAAACTAATTTCCCTCGATGCTAAAAACATATATACTTCTATTCCTCCAGATGAATGTATCACAATAATAGACAAAAAGTTAACGGAGAAAAACATAACACCTGAATTGAAAAAGGATATTACAAgccttttcaaaatatccttaGAGCAAAACTTTTGCCAATTTAACAATGCTGTTTATAAATTTGATAAGGGTTTACCAATGGGTGCACCTCCATCATCCCTGATGGCAGAAAGCTTTATGGATCACTTGGaggaaatattgtttaatttgAAGACTCCCATTATACGTCACATTTTCAAATATTACagatatgtagacgatattttgATCATATTTACAGGTGGCACAGATCTCATTTGGGTGTTGTTGGAATTATTCAACTCATTACATAAAAACATTCACTTTACACTGGAGATTGGTTTCAACCAGATCAACTTTCTAGATTTGACACTAACCTTGGAAGAAGACAGAATACCTGTGGATGTATATAGAAAAGAATCCCAAACAGTAGCAATAATAAATGAAAGCTCGAACCACCCTGCTTACCACAAATTTGCTGCCCTCAACACTTACTTGCACAGACTATTGAGTTTACCATTGAGTAGAAGAAATTTTGATAAAGAGTTGGAAATAATAGAGCATATTGCTTACAAAAATGGTTACAGGTCAAATGTGGTTGACCGGTTGTTGATGAGGAAGTTCATAATATTACACAAAGATGATTCTAGGGATAATAAACAACCAGCGAAGAGATTATCGCTACCATTCTACGGAAAAATGTGTTATCCCATTGCGAAAATATTTAGAAGACACAACATAGACATAGTATTCAAGGCCAACAACTGCCTTTACAACTATCTGCTGAACTGTAAGGATGTGACCCCGACATTTTAA